A window from Microbacterium profundi encodes these proteins:
- the tpiA gene encoding triose-phosphate isomerase, translating to MGITRTPLIAGNWKMNLDHLQAVAFVQKLHWALKDAKHEDGSVEVAVFPPFTDIRSVQTLIDADKIPFALGAQDVSAHDSGAYTGEVSGAFLAKLDAKYVIIGHSERREYHAESDDVVAGKVQAALKHGLVPVICVGETAEDLEKFGASAVPAGQLEAALKGVPASADIVVAYEPVWAIGSGQAATPQQAQDVCAALRGVLAKSLDEDAAARTRILYGGSVKAANIASFMREPDVDGALVGGASLVVDDFAAIIRFEKHVGV from the coding sequence ATGGGCATAACCCGTACCCCGCTGATCGCGGGCAACTGGAAGATGAATCTCGACCACCTGCAGGCGGTCGCGTTCGTGCAGAAGCTGCATTGGGCGCTCAAGGACGCCAAGCACGAGGACGGCTCTGTCGAGGTGGCGGTCTTCCCGCCGTTCACCGACATCCGCAGCGTGCAGACGCTGATCGACGCGGACAAGATCCCCTTCGCTCTCGGTGCGCAGGATGTCTCGGCGCACGATTCCGGTGCATACACCGGTGAGGTCTCGGGTGCGTTCCTCGCGAAGCTCGACGCCAAATACGTCATCATCGGCCACTCCGAGCGCCGTGAGTACCACGCAGAGTCGGACGACGTCGTGGCAGGCAAGGTGCAGGCGGCGCTCAAGCACGGCCTCGTACCGGTGATCTGCGTCGGCGAGACCGCAGAGGACCTGGAGAAGTTCGGCGCGAGCGCCGTGCCCGCTGGCCAGTTGGAGGCAGCGTTGAAGGGCGTTCCGGCATCCGCTGACATCGTCGTCGCCTATGAGCCCGTGTGGGCGATCGGTTCAGGCCAGGCGGCGACCCCGCAGCAGGCGCAGGATGTCTGCGCCGCGCTGCGCGGAGTCCTCGCGAAGTCGCTCGATGAGGACGCCGCTGCGCGCACCCGCATCCTCTACGGCGGATCGGTGAAGGCGGCGAACATCGCCAGCTTCATGCGTGAGCCCGACGTGGACGGCGCACTGGTCGGCGGGGCGAGTCTCGTCGTCG